In Anopheles cruzii chromosome X, idAnoCruzAS_RS32_06, whole genome shotgun sequence, one genomic interval encodes:
- the LOC128277559 gene encoding sodium- and chloride-dependent GABA transporter 1-like, with the protein MCPTEWQNVESATPSSVVTMRSSSQSSRTQTLGVANGVSKHGGVCVVVFRFFPFFTQGVFFFNIVQWTPIKYLGYSYPFWAHAFGWFTALSSMLCIPGYMIWLWRKTPGDRANKIRLIVRIEDSVSQLRERMRADAEKGMEL; encoded by the exons ATGTGCCCCACAGAATGGCAGAACGTGGAGAGCGCAACACCGTCGTCGGTTGTCACGATGCGCAGCTCGAGTCAGTCGTCCCGAACGCAGACCCTG GGTGTAGCGAACGGTGTCTCTAAACACGGGGGTGTCTGTGTGGTTGTGTTCCGTTTCTTCCCTTTCTTTACGCAGGGTGTGTTCTTCTTCAACATCGTGCAGTGGACCCCGATCAAGTACCTCGGCTACTCGTACCCGTTCTGGGCCCACGCGTTCGGCTGGTTCACGGCCCTCTCGTCGATGCTGTGCATCCCCGGCTACATGATCTGGTTGTGGAGAAAAACACCCGGAGATCGTGCGAAC AAAATCCGTCTGATCGTTCGGATCGAAGACAGCGTGAGCCAGCTGCGGGAGAGAATGCGAGCTGACGCCGAAAAGGGAATGGAGTTATAA